In a genomic window of Helianthus annuus cultivar XRQ/B chromosome 10, HanXRQr2.0-SUNRISE, whole genome shotgun sequence:
- the LOC110882646 gene encoding uncharacterized protein LOC110882646 gives MFVYPSIRDLCGFLMNLFFEVFGSLEELKNWVYKREVAKGYVIVTQRTRKKGEGASSRTVKIWLQCDRGGEHKSKAFVRRSGSKKVGCPFSLIGKLDSSSGSWSLVEKKNIHNHEPAEFLEGHAFARRLTPDEKSLVEILYMQDMEPTNIHLTIRNQYPHSVCILQDVQNVIKKIKRKCMAIELQCRYWRACCKKKGTFISPE, from the coding sequence ATGTTTGTTTACCCAAGCATACGGGATTTATGTGGATTTCTAATGAACCTTTTTTTTGAGGTATTTGGGTCACTTGAAGAATTGAAAAATTGGGTATACAAAAGAGAAGTTGCGAAAGGTTACGTCATTGTCACCCAACGAACGAGGAAAAAAGGCGAAGGTGCGTCATCAAGGACAGTGAAGATATGGTTGCAATGCGATCGTGGCGGCGAACACAAAAGTAAAGCATTCGTTCGGCGTTCCGGTAGCAAAAAGGTCGGTTGTCCTTTTAGTCTGATAGGGAAACTAGACTCAAGTAGTGGTAGTTGGAGCCTTGTGGAGAAGAAAAACATTCACAACCATGAGCCTGCTGAATTTCTCGAGGGCCACGCGTTTGCTAGAAGGCTGACCCCGGATGAAAAATCACTGGTAGAGATACTTTATATGCAAGACATGGAGCCTACAAATATACATTTAACCATAAGAAATCAGTACCCACATAGCGTGTGCATTCTACAAGATGTACAAAACGTGATTAAAAAGATTAAACGAAAATGTATGGCGATCGAACTCCAATGCAGATATTGGAGAGCATGTTGCAAGAAGAAAGGTACGTTTATTTCACCAGAGTGA
- the LOC110882648 gene encoding auxin-responsive protein SAUR15: MKETNRIRKIVRLKQLVQSWRHRIPPGGSLAVYVGDEHEHRRFVIPIRFINLPVFASLLNKAEEAFGFQTTSGLVLPCDAIFFKKLLHVLERNERKFGALDLDDFTEMFSESWPLIGSLLL; encoded by the coding sequence ATGAAGGAAACCAACAGGATCCGCAAGATCGTCCGCCTCAAGCAACTCGTCCAAAGTTGGCGTCACCGCATCCCCCCAGGCGGCTCGCTTGCGGTTTACGTCGGAGATGAACATGAACACCGCCGGTTTGTGATTCCTATACGCTTTATCAACCTGCCTGTGTTCGCCTCCTTACTCAACAAAGCCGAGGAGGCGTTCGGGTTCCAGACAACCAGCGGACTCGTTCTACCATGTGACGCCATTTTTTTCAAGAAGCTGTTGCACGTTCTAGAGAGAAACGAGCGTAAATTTGGTGCGTTGGATTTGGATGATTTTACGGAGATGTTCTCAGAGTCTTGGCCGTTGATTGGTTCGTTGTTGTTGTAA